A single window of Nocardioides baekrokdamisoli DNA harbors:
- a CDS encoding LysR family transcriptional regulator, producing MIDHRLATLRTFASCGTVTATAELTGLSPSAVSAQLRELQRSLDITLFVRSGRGLKLTAAGQFLVRRSDVLVEEWERMRAGALHAGEEAPATFAIGGFSTAASNLLAPLGAHLRATRPGLQVRVTEADPVRCLDLLTAGRLDLAVIVATQAGAAAVGDSRFEQVELLDDPLDVMVPANHRVARRESVSLEELAEEDWITEAAGGPYRALFTAAFVAAGLTPKVTHEVIEWETAMALVGAGLGLGLLPRLVSLAGADNVVRVRLGGSTKPVRKIVAVTRPGGRASVLVRDSLATLHALAQETLKARIAEEF from the coding sequence ATGATTGATCACCGGCTCGCCACTTTGCGTACGTTCGCGTCCTGCGGCACGGTCACGGCAACGGCCGAGTTGACCGGGCTGTCGCCTTCAGCGGTCTCGGCCCAACTGCGGGAACTGCAGCGTTCCCTCGACATCACCTTGTTCGTCCGGTCCGGCCGCGGTCTGAAGCTCACTGCGGCCGGGCAGTTCCTGGTACGTCGTTCCGACGTTCTCGTCGAGGAGTGGGAGCGGATGCGCGCCGGGGCGCTCCATGCGGGGGAGGAGGCGCCCGCGACGTTCGCGATCGGCGGCTTCTCGACGGCTGCCTCCAATCTGCTCGCTCCGCTCGGGGCTCATCTGCGTGCCACCCGCCCCGGCCTCCAGGTGCGGGTGACCGAGGCGGACCCGGTCCGCTGCCTGGACCTGCTGACCGCGGGGCGCCTTGACCTGGCCGTGATCGTGGCGACGCAGGCCGGTGCGGCGGCCGTCGGCGACTCGCGATTCGAGCAGGTCGAGCTGCTCGACGACCCGCTGGACGTCATGGTCCCGGCGAACCATCGAGTGGCTCGGCGCGAGTCGGTGTCGTTGGAGGAGCTTGCCGAGGAGGACTGGATCACCGAGGCCGCCGGGGGGCCGTACCGGGCGCTCTTCACAGCTGCCTTCGTGGCCGCCGGTCTGACTCCGAAGGTGACGCACGAGGTGATCGAGTGGGAGACGGCGATGGCGCTGGTCGGCGCCGGCCTCGGACTGGGTCTGCTGCCCCGACTGGTCAGCCTCGCCGGAGCGGACAACGTGGTCCGCGTACGCCTGGGCGGGTCGACGAAGCCCGTACGGAAAATTGTCGCCGTGACCCGTCCGGGAGGTCGCGCCTCGGTGCTGGTCCGGGACTCGCTGGCAACGCTGCATGCCCTCGCCCAGGAGACGTTGAAGGCGCGCATCGCTGAAGAGTTCTGA
- the fdhA gene encoding formaldehyde dehydrogenase, glutathione-independent — MSAGTATNRAVAYKGAGVVEVIDTEYPSFELKDGPGVNPINVGRKVPHGAILRTVTTNICGSDQHMVRGRTTAPEGLVLGHEITGEVVEVGPDVEFIKVGDIVSVPFNIACGRCRNCKEGLTGICLNVNPDRPGSAYGYVDMGGWVGGQAEYVLVPYADWNLLRFPDRDQALEKILDLTMLSDIFPTGFHGAVTAGVGVGSTVYVAGAGPVGLAAATGAQLLGAACVIVADLNEERLAQARSFGCETVDLTKGGPQEQIEQILGVPEVDCGIDAVGFEARGHGTGAGEAPATVLNDLMDITRAGGALGIPGLYVTGDPGGIDDAAKKGALSLSLGTGWAKSLSFATGQCPVMKYNRPLMMAILHGRVSIAKNVNAQAIPLEDAPRGYAEFDAGAATKYVLNPNGYIK; from the coding sequence ATGAGCGCAGGGACAGCTACCAACAGGGCAGTGGCGTACAAGGGTGCGGGCGTGGTCGAGGTCATCGACACCGAGTACCCCTCGTTCGAACTCAAGGACGGTCCGGGCGTCAACCCGATCAACGTCGGCCGCAAGGTCCCGCACGGTGCCATCCTGCGCACGGTCACGACCAACATCTGCGGATCGGACCAGCACATGGTCCGTGGTCGGACCACTGCTCCGGAGGGTCTCGTGCTCGGCCACGAGATCACCGGCGAGGTCGTCGAGGTCGGCCCGGATGTGGAGTTCATCAAGGTCGGCGACATCGTCTCGGTGCCGTTCAACATCGCCTGCGGCCGCTGCCGCAACTGCAAGGAGGGGCTGACCGGCATCTGCCTCAACGTGAACCCGGACCGTCCGGGGAGTGCGTACGGCTATGTCGACATGGGCGGCTGGGTCGGCGGTCAGGCCGAGTACGTCCTGGTCCCGTACGCGGACTGGAACCTGCTGCGATTCCCCGACCGTGATCAGGCGCTGGAGAAGATCCTCGACCTCACGATGCTCTCCGACATCTTCCCGACCGGCTTCCACGGTGCTGTCACCGCAGGCGTCGGCGTCGGGTCGACCGTGTACGTCGCCGGGGCCGGCCCGGTCGGGCTCGCCGCAGCGACCGGTGCGCAACTCCTCGGAGCGGCGTGCGTCATCGTCGCGGACCTGAACGAGGAGCGTCTGGCTCAGGCCCGAAGCTTCGGCTGCGAGACGGTCGACCTCACCAAGGGCGGTCCGCAGGAACAGATCGAGCAGATCCTGGGCGTACCCGAAGTGGACTGCGGGATCGACGCGGTGGGCTTCGAGGCCCGCGGTCACGGCACTGGAGCGGGCGAGGCGCCCGCCACGGTGCTCAACGACCTGATGGACATCACCCGCGCCGGCGGCGCATTGGGCATCCCCGGGTTGTACGTCACCGGCGACCCCGGGGGCATCGACGACGCCGCCAAGAAGGGCGCGTTGTCGCTCAGCCTCGGCACCGGCTGGGCCAAGTCGTTGTCCTTCGCCACCGGTCAGTGCCCGGTGATGAAGTACAACCGCCCGCTGATGATGGCGATCCTGCACGGCCGCGTCTCGATCGCGAAGAACGTCAATGCCCAGGCGATCCCGCTCGAGGACGCTCCGCGCGGCTACGCGGAGTTCGACGCCGGTGCGGCGACGAAGTACGTGCTGAACCCGAACGGATACATCAAATAA
- a CDS encoding bifunctional methylenetetrahydrofolate dehydrogenase/methenyltetrahydrofolate cyclohydrolase, giving the protein MAVRIDGNRVAREIKQELIPRVAALKAEGVRPGLGTILVGDDPGSHSYVAGKHRDCAEVGIDSIRIELPGTASQAEVEFAVRTLNADPNCTGFIVQLPLPGHLDTHRVLQLIDPDKDADGLHPANLGKLVLGIPGPLPCTPRGIIELLRHHDVPITGATVCIVGCGVTVGKPLGLMLTRPSEHATVTLCHENTLDVAAHARAADVIVAAAGVAHLVRPTWVRPGATVLSVGITRTIEGILGDVHPEVEGIAGKLSPATGGVGPMTRAMLLTNIVEIAERTLAARPAGILTRA; this is encoded by the coding sequence ATGGCAGTACGGATCGACGGCAACCGCGTCGCCCGGGAGATCAAGCAGGAACTCATCCCACGGGTTGCGGCGCTGAAGGCTGAGGGCGTACGCCCCGGGCTCGGCACGATCCTCGTCGGCGACGATCCCGGCAGCCACTCGTACGTCGCCGGGAAGCATCGCGACTGCGCGGAAGTGGGGATCGACTCGATCCGGATCGAGTTGCCCGGGACGGCCTCCCAGGCAGAGGTCGAGTTCGCGGTTCGTACGCTCAATGCGGACCCGAACTGCACCGGATTCATTGTGCAACTACCGCTGCCCGGGCATCTGGACACGCATCGGGTGCTCCAGCTGATCGATCCCGACAAGGACGCCGACGGCCTGCATCCGGCCAACCTCGGCAAGTTGGTGCTCGGCATCCCGGGACCGCTGCCGTGCACGCCGCGCGGGATCATCGAACTCCTTCGCCACCATGACGTCCCGATCACTGGCGCGACGGTGTGCATCGTGGGGTGCGGCGTGACGGTCGGCAAGCCCCTCGGGCTGATGCTCACCCGTCCCAGCGAGCACGCCACCGTCACCCTCTGCCACGAGAACACCCTGGATGTCGCCGCACACGCCCGTGCCGCCGATGTGATCGTTGCTGCCGCAGGCGTGGCCCACCTGGTGCGTCCGACCTGGGTACGCCCGGGGGCCACCGTCCTCTCAGTGGGCATCACCCGGACCATCGAGGGCATTCTCGGTGACGTGCATCCCGAGGTGGAGGGCATTGCCGGCAAACTCAGCCCGGCCACCGGGGGAGTCGGACCGATGACCCGGGCGATGCTGCTGACCAACATCGTCGAGATCGCGGAGCGTACGCTCGCCGCCAGGCCGGCGGGGATCCTCACCCGGGCCTGA
- a CDS encoding trimeric intracellular cation channel family protein, with translation MVALELVAIFVFGVSGALTAVRLRLDIVGVIVLATVTGIGGGIIRDILIGAVPPETVRDWRYILAPALGGLATFFLHPGLDRVRRPMLVFDAVGLGLYSVVGALKASQHGLGPMPSAIMGLITGVGGGVLRDVLAGQPPLLFRTGELYAIPALLGSSLAMVGHYLDLPRLLVIVVAAGTTITVRLMAVRRGWVAPVSSETPPLYGQALEVRARRGSHPDRRARPGSRRLRRRSGADGGSPPDA, from the coding sequence ATGGTCGCCCTTGAACTCGTCGCCATCTTCGTCTTCGGGGTGTCCGGCGCGCTGACCGCCGTCCGGCTGCGTCTCGACATCGTCGGTGTGATCGTGCTGGCCACCGTCACGGGCATCGGTGGCGGCATCATCCGAGACATCCTCATCGGTGCCGTCCCGCCCGAGACCGTACGCGACTGGCGCTACATCCTGGCCCCGGCCCTCGGCGGGCTGGCGACGTTCTTCCTGCACCCCGGTCTGGATCGCGTACGCCGTCCGATGCTCGTGTTCGACGCGGTCGGCCTGGGCCTCTACAGCGTGGTGGGTGCGCTCAAGGCCTCTCAGCACGGCCTCGGGCCGATGCCCTCGGCGATCATGGGGCTGATCACAGGTGTCGGCGGCGGCGTACTGCGCGACGTGCTCGCCGGTCAGCCGCCGTTGCTCTTCCGGACGGGGGAGTTGTACGCGATCCCGGCCCTGCTCGGGTCGAGCCTGGCGATGGTGGGCCACTACCTCGACCTGCCTCGCCTGCTGGTGATCGTGGTGGCCGCGGGGACGACGATCACCGTCCGGCTGATGGCGGTCAGGCGAGGCTGGGTCGCACCGGTGAGTTCGGAGACTCCGCCGCTGTACGGCCAGGCGCTGGAGGTACGAGCGCGCCGCGGGTCGCACCCGGATCGACGGGCCAGACCGGGAAGTCGGCGCCTGCGACGACGATCCGGCGCGGACGGTGGCTCGCCTCCGGACGCCTAG
- a CDS encoding GntR family transcriptional regulator → MGNGVNSPLAGVPESSAETSESLADRAYREIRDRIVMLDIAPGSPINEDQLGSALGIGRTPIREALKRLAHERLVVAYARRGTFATDVNITDLAHISEVRAHLEPIAARSAAERATDQERAELRAILAELGRPRGSTRTARDLMLLDLRIHRSVYAAVHNAYLEDTLMRYDNLANRIWCLFIDRLPDLAAHIEEHGPLLEAVISGDGDRAAELAGKHVIHFESEIRALI, encoded by the coding sequence ATGGGGAATGGCGTCAACAGCCCACTCGCGGGAGTTCCGGAATCGAGTGCGGAGACCTCCGAATCACTGGCCGACCGTGCGTACCGGGAGATCCGGGACCGGATCGTGATGCTCGACATCGCGCCCGGAAGCCCGATCAACGAAGACCAACTCGGCAGCGCACTGGGCATCGGCCGCACCCCGATCAGGGAGGCTCTCAAGCGACTCGCCCACGAGCGCCTGGTCGTGGCGTACGCGCGCCGCGGGACGTTCGCGACCGACGTGAACATCACCGACCTGGCGCACATCTCGGAGGTACGCGCTCACCTGGAGCCCATCGCCGCCCGCAGCGCTGCGGAGCGGGCGACCGACCAGGAACGTGCCGAACTCCGGGCGATCCTGGCCGAACTCGGCAGACCCCGGGGAAGCACGCGTACGGCCCGCGACCTGATGCTGCTGGACCTGCGGATCCACCGGTCGGTCTATGCCGCGGTGCACAACGCGTACCTCGAGGACACGCTGATGCGGTACGACAACCTCGCCAACCGGATCTGGTGCCTGTTCATCGACCGGCTGCCGGACCTCGCCGCGCACATCGAGGAGCACGGACCGCTGCTCGAGGCCGTGATCTCCGGTGACGGCGACCGCGCGGCCGAGTTGGCCGGCAAGCACGTGATCCACTTCGAGAGCGAGATCCGGGCGCTCATCTAG
- the glyA gene encoding serine hydroxymethyltransferase produces MTGLLDQNLADLDPDVAAAIGAELHRQQSTLEMIASENFAPVAVMQAQGSVLTNKYAEGYPGKRYYGGCENVDVIEQIAIDRVTALFGAEAANVQPHSGAQANAAAMFALIEPGDTILGLDLAHGGHLTHGMRINFSGKLYNVVAYHVRESDFLVDMEEVERLAKQHHPKLIVAGWSAHTRQLDFAEFRRIADEVGAYLMVDMAHFAGLVAADLHPSPVPYADVVTTTTHKTLGGPRGGVILCKEGLLKKINSAVFPGQQGGPLEHVIAAKAVAFKVAATQEFRDRQQRTLDGARILAARLSEADVAAGGVSVLTGGTDVHLVLVDLRNSELDGQQAEDRLHAIGITVNRNAVPFDPRPPMVSSGLRIGTPALATRGLDVAAFTEVADVIAIALRGPIDDADLAELRTRVEKVAAAFPLYPDLEA; encoded by the coding sequence ATGACCGGACTGCTGGACCAGAACCTGGCCGACCTCGACCCCGACGTCGCTGCTGCGATCGGTGCCGAGCTGCACCGTCAGCAGTCCACGCTCGAGATGATCGCGAGCGAGAACTTCGCGCCGGTGGCTGTCATGCAGGCGCAGGGCTCGGTGCTGACCAACAAGTACGCCGAGGGGTACCCCGGGAAGCGTTACTACGGCGGCTGCGAGAACGTCGACGTGATCGAGCAGATCGCGATCGACCGGGTCACCGCGCTGTTCGGCGCCGAGGCCGCGAACGTCCAGCCGCACTCGGGTGCCCAGGCCAACGCCGCCGCGATGTTCGCGTTGATCGAGCCCGGCGACACCATCCTCGGTCTCGACCTGGCGCACGGCGGTCACCTCACCCACGGCATGCGGATCAACTTCTCCGGCAAGCTCTACAACGTCGTGGCGTACCACGTCCGCGAGTCGGACTTCCTGGTCGACATGGAGGAAGTGGAACGGCTCGCCAAGCAGCACCACCCGAAGCTGATCGTGGCCGGCTGGTCGGCGCACACCCGACAGCTCGACTTCGCCGAGTTCCGTCGGATCGCGGACGAGGTCGGCGCGTACCTGATGGTCGACATGGCTCACTTCGCCGGCTTGGTCGCCGCCGACCTGCACCCCAGCCCGGTGCCGTACGCGGACGTCGTCACGACCACCACCCACAAGACTCTCGGCGGCCCTCGGGGCGGCGTCATCCTGTGCAAGGAGGGGCTGCTCAAGAAGATCAACAGCGCTGTCTTCCCCGGCCAGCAGGGAGGCCCGCTGGAGCACGTCATCGCCGCCAAGGCCGTGGCCTTCAAGGTGGCTGCGACCCAGGAGTTCCGCGACCGTCAGCAGCGGACCCTCGACGGGGCCCGGATCCTGGCCGCGCGGCTCAGCGAGGCGGATGTCGCCGCCGGAGGCGTCTCGGTCCTGACCGGTGGCACGGATGTGCACCTGGTCCTCGTCGACCTGCGGAACTCCGAGTTGGACGGCCAGCAGGCCGAGGATCGACTGCACGCGATCGGCATCACCGTGAACCGGAACGCGGTCCCGTTCGACCCGCGCCCGCCGATGGTGTCCTCTGGTCTCCGGATCGGTACGCCGGCGCTCGCCACGCGCGGCCTGGATGTGGCCGCCTTCACCGAGGTGGCCGATGTCATCGCGATCGCGCTGCGCGGACCGATTGACGACGCCGATCTGGCCGAGCTGCGGACCCGGGTCGAGAAGGTCGCCGCGGCCTTCCCGCTCTACCCCGACCTGGAGGCGTGA
- a CDS encoding sarcosine oxidase subunit beta family protein, translated as MAGGDFGAQKEWLWRSAEPKASYDAIVVGGGGHGLTTAYYLAKYHGITNLAVVEKGWLAGGNMARNTTIIRSNYLWDESAAIYEFSLKQWEQWPDELDYDFLFKQCGVLNLAHTLQDVRDSQRRINANTLNGVDAEWLDPQDVADFCPIVNVSDDVRYPVLGGTLQPRGGIAKHDHVAWALARALDSMGVDLIENCEVTDFIKDGNRVTGVVTSRGRINAGVVGLASAGHSSVLAAKAGFRLPVQSHPLQALVSELYEPVHPTVVMSNHVHVYVSQAHKGELVMGAGVDSYNGYGQRGSFHVIEHQMAAALELFPIFSSARLLRTWGGIVDVSPDASPIIGSTPVENLYVNCGWGTGGFKATPGAGFTLAHTMATGEAHDLNKPFGLERFVTGALIDEHGAAAVAH; from the coding sequence ATGGCCGGCGGAGACTTCGGTGCGCAGAAGGAATGGCTCTGGCGCAGCGCCGAGCCGAAGGCCTCGTACGACGCGATCGTCGTGGGTGGTGGCGGGCACGGCCTGACGACGGCGTACTACCTGGCCAAGTACCACGGCATCACCAACCTCGCTGTCGTCGAGAAGGGCTGGCTCGCCGGCGGCAACATGGCCCGCAACACCACCATCATCCGTTCCAACTACCTGTGGGACGAGAGCGCCGCGATCTACGAGTTCTCCCTCAAGCAGTGGGAGCAGTGGCCCGACGAGCTCGACTACGACTTCCTGTTCAAGCAGTGCGGGGTGCTCAACCTCGCGCACACGCTCCAGGACGTACGCGACTCCCAACGGCGGATCAACGCCAACACCCTCAACGGGGTCGACGCGGAATGGCTGGACCCCCAGGACGTCGCCGACTTCTGCCCCATCGTCAACGTGTCCGACGACGTCCGGTACCCGGTGCTCGGCGGTACGTTGCAACCACGCGGTGGCATCGCCAAGCACGACCATGTCGCCTGGGCGCTGGCACGGGCCCTGGACTCGATGGGGGTCGACCTCATCGAGAACTGCGAGGTCACCGACTTCATCAAGGACGGCAACCGCGTCACCGGCGTGGTCACCTCACGCGGTCGGATCAACGCCGGCGTGGTCGGCCTCGCCTCGGCAGGTCACAGCAGCGTGCTCGCCGCCAAGGCAGGCTTCCGCCTCCCGGTGCAGTCGCACCCGCTCCAGGCTCTGGTGTCCGAGTTGTACGAGCCGGTGCACCCGACGGTCGTGATGTCGAACCATGTCCACGTGTACGTCTCGCAGGCTCACAAGGGCGAGTTGGTCATGGGAGCCGGCGTCGACTCCTACAACGGGTACGGCCAGCGCGGTTCCTTCCACGTGATCGAGCACCAGATGGCGGCGGCGCTCGAACTCTTCCCGATCTTCTCCAGCGCCCGGCTCCTGCGTACGTGGGGCGGCATCGTCGATGTGTCTCCGGACGCGTCGCCGATCATCGGGTCGACCCCGGTCGAGAACCTGTACGTGAACTGCGGGTGGGGGACCGGCGGCTTCAAGGCGACGCCGGGCGCCGGTTTCACCTTGGCCCACACCATGGCGACCGGCGAGGCGCACGACCTGAACAAGCCGTTCGGGCTGGAGCGCTTCGTCACCGGTGCCCTCATCGACGAGCACGGCGCCGCCGCCGTCGCCCACTGA
- a CDS encoding sarcosine oxidase subunit delta, which produces MLLLTCPWCGPRDETEYHYGGQAHVPYPEDPAALSDEEWAQYLFYRDNPSGPYAERWSHSGGCRKWFNVVRDTRTYDFLAVYKPTDPRPEIEVTR; this is translated from the coding sequence ATGCTGCTGCTGACATGTCCCTGGTGCGGTCCGCGGGACGAGACCGAGTACCACTACGGCGGGCAGGCCCACGTGCCGTACCCGGAGGACCCTGCCGCGCTCTCCGACGAGGAGTGGGCCCAGTACCTGTTCTACCGGGACAACCCGAGCGGACCGTACGCCGAGCGCTGGTCGCACAGCGGCGGCTGCCGCAAGTGGTTCAACGTCGTGCGTGACACCCGGACGTACGACTTCCTGGCCGTCTACAAGCCCACTGACCCACGCCCCGAGATCGAGGTGACCCGATGA
- a CDS encoding 2Fe-2S iron-sulfur cluster-binding protein encodes MTSQSHRLPAGGRIDRSADLTFTVDGETYVGHPGDTVASALLANGRIRVGDSIYLGRPRGIMAAGAEEPNALLQIGGAVPEPMVPATTRELVEGFTATTLSGLGVLDPAGDQATYDKAFIHADVLVIGAGPAGIAAALSAAKSNARVVLIDDQPEIGGSLLSSRREQVNGRPAVEWVADAAARLAASAEVTVLTRTTAFGSYDDNYVLAVERRTGHPGAHEGNGSSRARVWHIRAQQVVLATGAHERPIVFQGNDRPGVMLAGAVRTYVNRYAVTPGDAVVVATTNDSAYDTVEDLLAAGVSVVAVVEARDTLSQRAAQVAARGVHILVSSAVVDTSADAITGRLNGVSVAPLDDSNSAGAAWDEFACDVLAVSGGWNPLLHLFTQRSGKTRWHEELRSFVPEGSVKNQRVAGSATGAITLADCLRGGSIAGARAAVAAGFEAEALEFVGSAPVLDRRQARDVWLIPGPSGTPAEWDQHFIDLGRDQTVADVWLATSAGMSSVEHVKRYTSIGTGADQGKTAGVNAAAVIAEALGGEGIAKVGTSSNRAPYSPVAFAALAGRERGALFDPVRTTPVHPWHVAHGAEFEIVGQWLRPWYYPQAGEDIHAAVERETGAARTGVGMMDASTLGKIEIAGPDAGEFLNRIYTNAYKKLPVGSARYGVMCRPDGMMFDDGVTLRLSEDVYYMHTTTGGAAGVLDWLEEWLQTEWPDLKVHCTSVTEQWSTIAVVGPKSREVIAKVAPDLDVSNEAFGFMTFTETTLASGIQARVCRISFSGELAFEINVSGWYGKAVWEDVYAAGAEWGITPYGTETMHVLRAEKGYPIVGQDTDGTVTPQDAGMDWIVSKAKDFIGNRSYTRDDTARTDRKHLVGVLPVDRTTVLPEGAQLVAVGTPLDQKPVRMEGHVTSSYRSVALERPFGLALIKGGRDRIGEILLATVGDQMIEVEVAPTVLYDPEGTKRDG; translated from the coding sequence ATGACCTCGCAGTCGCACCGTTTGCCGGCTGGTGGCCGGATCGACCGCTCTGCCGACCTGACCTTCACGGTCGACGGCGAGACGTACGTCGGCCACCCGGGCGACACGGTGGCTTCAGCGCTGCTAGCCAACGGCCGGATCCGTGTCGGCGACTCGATCTACCTCGGTCGCCCGCGCGGCATCATGGCCGCGGGTGCGGAGGAGCCGAACGCGCTGTTGCAGATCGGCGGCGCTGTGCCCGAGCCGATGGTCCCGGCCACCACCCGCGAGCTCGTCGAGGGCTTCACCGCGACCACGCTGTCCGGCCTCGGTGTCCTCGACCCGGCCGGCGACCAAGCGACGTACGACAAGGCCTTCATCCACGCGGACGTGCTGGTGATCGGCGCCGGTCCGGCCGGGATCGCGGCGGCTCTGTCGGCTGCGAAGTCGAATGCGCGAGTCGTCCTCATTGATGACCAGCCCGAGATCGGTGGCTCGTTGCTGTCGAGCCGTCGCGAGCAGGTCAACGGCCGCCCCGCTGTCGAATGGGTTGCCGACGCCGCTGCGCGTCTCGCGGCTTCCGCCGAGGTCACCGTCCTCACCCGGACCACCGCGTTCGGGTCGTACGACGACAACTACGTCCTGGCCGTCGAGCGGCGTACGGGCCACCCGGGGGCTCACGAGGGGAACGGCAGCTCACGGGCCCGCGTGTGGCACATCCGCGCCCAGCAGGTCGTGCTCGCCACGGGGGCGCACGAACGCCCGATCGTCTTCCAGGGCAACGATCGGCCAGGCGTCATGCTCGCCGGTGCGGTGCGTACCTATGTGAACCGCTACGCGGTCACGCCTGGCGACGCCGTCGTGGTGGCGACCACCAACGACAGTGCGTACGACACGGTCGAGGACCTGCTGGCCGCAGGCGTCAGTGTGGTCGCGGTCGTGGAGGCTCGGGACACGCTGTCCCAGCGCGCTGCGCAGGTCGCTGCGCGGGGCGTACACATCCTGGTCAGCTCGGCCGTGGTTGACACGTCAGCCGACGCGATCACAGGCCGGCTCAACGGCGTATCCGTCGCGCCGCTGGACGACAGCAACTCCGCAGGAGCGGCGTGGGATGAGTTCGCATGCGACGTCCTGGCCGTCTCCGGAGGCTGGAACCCGCTGCTCCACCTGTTCACGCAGCGCAGCGGCAAGACCAGGTGGCACGAGGAGCTGAGGTCCTTCGTGCCTGAGGGCAGCGTGAAGAACCAGCGGGTCGCCGGATCGGCGACCGGTGCGATCACTCTCGCGGACTGCCTGCGTGGGGGATCCATCGCTGGCGCCCGTGCGGCTGTCGCAGCCGGGTTCGAGGCCGAGGCGCTCGAGTTCGTCGGGAGTGCTCCCGTCCTCGATCGCCGTCAGGCCCGGGACGTCTGGCTGATCCCCGGTCCGAGCGGTACGCCGGCGGAGTGGGATCAGCATTTCATCGACCTCGGTCGTGACCAGACGGTCGCGGACGTGTGGCTGGCGACGAGTGCCGGCATGAGCAGCGTCGAGCACGTCAAGCGTTACACCTCGATCGGGACCGGTGCCGACCAGGGCAAGACGGCCGGGGTCAACGCCGCGGCCGTGATTGCGGAGGCGCTCGGTGGCGAGGGCATCGCCAAGGTGGGTACGTCGAGCAACCGCGCGCCGTACTCGCCGGTCGCCTTCGCAGCGCTGGCCGGTCGTGAGCGCGGTGCGCTGTTCGACCCGGTACGGACCACGCCTGTCCATCCGTGGCACGTCGCCCACGGCGCGGAGTTCGAGATCGTCGGCCAGTGGCTGCGGCCCTGGTACTACCCGCAGGCTGGGGAGGACATTCACGCCGCCGTCGAGCGGGAGACCGGTGCGGCGCGTACCGGTGTCGGCATGATGGACGCCTCCACCCTCGGCAAGATCGAGATCGCCGGCCCTGACGCGGGTGAGTTCCTCAACCGGATCTACACGAACGCGTACAAGAAGCTGCCGGTCGGCTCGGCGCGCTACGGGGTGATGTGTCGGCCCGACGGGATGATGTTCGACGACGGCGTGACCCTGCGGCTGTCCGAGGACGTCTACTACATGCACACCACCACCGGCGGTGCGGCCGGCGTACTCGACTGGCTCGAGGAGTGGCTGCAGACCGAGTGGCCCGACCTGAAGGTGCACTGCACCTCGGTCACCGAGCAGTGGTCCACCATCGCCGTGGTCGGGCCGAAGTCCCGCGAGGTCATCGCCAAGGTGGCGCCGGATCTCGACGTCAGCAACGAGGCCTTCGGATTCATGACCTTCACGGAGACGACACTCGCCTCGGGCATCCAGGCCCGGGTCTGCCGGATCTCCTTCTCCGGCGAGCTCGCCTTCGAGATCAATGTCTCGGGTTGGTACGGCAAGGCCGTCTGGGAGGACGTGTACGCCGCCGGCGCCGAGTGGGGGATCACCCCGTACGGCACCGAGACCATGCACGTCCTGCGCGCGGAGAAGGGCTACCCGATCGTCGGGCAGGACACCGATGGCACGGTGACGCCGCAGGACGCCGGGATGGACTGGATCGTGTCGAAGGCGAAGGACTTCATCGGGAACCGGTCATACACCCGGGACGACACGGCGCGTACCGATCGCAAACACCTGGTCGGTGTCCTGCCGGTGGACCGCACCACCGTTCTCCCGGAGGGGGCGCAGCTGGTCGCCGTCGGCACACCGCTGGACCAGAAGCCGGTCCGCATGGAGGGGCATGTCACCTCCAGCTACCGCAGCGTCGCGCTGGAGCGGCCGTTCGGGCTGGCGCTGATCAAGGGTGGCCGCGACCGCATCGGCGAGATCCTGCTGGCCACCGTCGGTGACCAGATGATCGAGGTCGAAGTGGCACCAACCGTTCTCTATGACCCCGAAGGGACGAAGCGCGATGGCTGA